One Paenibacillus sp. FSL H7-0737 DNA segment encodes these proteins:
- a CDS encoding coiled-coil domain-containing protein, giving the protein MRSRNAQSRMMATILILFCCTLFPLQSTMYLSADPSGSFFNSSIPDNEETRKLLEQTLSSAEIEREIIKITAEQKALEEKVDYLEEQAIQKKSAIANQQERAGAVLRSYYMGDRDGLLAAFLSAKSISRFLALFDYYEIIIGNDRSILTQYEDQYKDLKKTLQTAQRSSKDLAQLRTALEEQKIRVAALNKEIEGGIKDSSDPDNMSALLQEFTLYWENIGLREVKTYFKALSSAMNKLPQFVQNREGVLTRKGMTYVLNLKEEDLNEFLQSQNKLFNDFAFHFNDGTITATGKSGALALSLTGHYIIQEEPINGLIFQVDHVVFNGLELPDTTRRTLEEEFDLGFYPGKIVSFLRATEVDSKEGVLQVKLSISF; this is encoded by the coding sequence GTGCGCTCCCGCAATGCCCAAAGCCGCATGATGGCAACCATACTAATTCTCTTCTGCTGTACATTGTTTCCGTTACAATCTACGATGTACCTGTCTGCCGATCCTAGCGGTTCTTTTTTCAATTCCTCTATACCAGATAATGAAGAAACCCGTAAACTTCTGGAGCAGACCTTATCTTCCGCAGAAATCGAACGGGAGATCATCAAGATTACAGCTGAACAAAAAGCGCTTGAAGAAAAGGTAGATTACCTAGAAGAGCAAGCTATCCAGAAAAAATCTGCCATCGCAAACCAACAAGAGCGTGCAGGCGCGGTCCTTCGTTCTTATTATATGGGGGATAGAGACGGTCTCTTGGCCGCATTTCTATCCGCGAAGAGCATTAGCAGATTTCTGGCACTATTTGATTATTATGAAATTATTATCGGAAATGACCGCAGCATTCTCACACAATACGAGGACCAATATAAGGATCTAAAGAAGACCCTCCAGACTGCACAGCGCAGCTCGAAGGATCTTGCACAGCTGCGAACCGCTCTGGAGGAACAGAAAATTAGGGTAGCCGCGCTCAATAAAGAAATTGAAGGCGGGATTAAAGACAGTAGTGATCCTGATAATATGAGCGCTCTACTTCAAGAATTCACATTATATTGGGAGAATATTGGTTTGCGCGAGGTAAAGACCTACTTCAAAGCATTGTCTTCCGCAATGAATAAATTACCGCAGTTTGTCCAGAATCGAGAGGGAGTTCTTACTCGTAAGGGGATGACTTATGTTCTGAATCTGAAGGAAGAGGATTTAAACGAATTCCTTCAGTCCCAGAATAAGCTATTTAACGATTTCGCATTTCATTTTAATGACGGAACGATTACTGCCACAGGAAAAAGTGGAGCTTTAGCCCTTTCATTAACCGGTCACTACATCATACAGGAAGAACCCATCAACGGACTTATATTCCAAGTAGATCATGTTGTATTTAATGGTCTCGAATTACCTGACACCACTAGAAGAACACTTGAGGAGGAATTTGATTTAGGCTTTTACCCTGGAAAAATCGTTTCTTTCCTCCGCGCCACAGAAGTAGATAGTAAAGAAGGCGTCCTCCAAGTTAAACTTTCTATCTCATTCTAA
- a CDS encoding extracellular solute-binding protein, translating into MLKRKNYWLLFAILLLSLTSLSPSMELSTNNDPHPMKKPQSQSTNPSSGEEGTIDSLRITVSLNSEEFNELELLSNRYTLESGVKVILRNIDSEDADEVLKHDLTIGDSPDIVMADGRSILDWATRGYLLPVDVYQSIPGTAPLTQLIPWMQWNGYNWGVPLDIDPYVLVYSPQRLAELGFTTLPRSLEQWNTLLQNVLKEQGKYLLAMDTRNPYGLSAVMESMNSSLLSDNQEVINWTQNARSYFYLTSRYNKDVWDMIQSGSVAVAALPLSEWKKHGNSSLVAEAPLTASNGRGLESYYSRSFALPAQSPNPKEAVNWLTFITSEDSQMDWLENTGSLPALDVLYRSEHDFKYRLPFGVELLLTEETAPEVEFQGGWSKIVEAVSLLLTGKMDAAGYKDFIKEGLE; encoded by the coding sequence GTGCTGAAACGCAAAAATTATTGGCTGCTTTTTGCAATTTTACTACTATCGCTGACAAGCTTGTCACCCAGTATGGAATTGAGTACCAATAACGACCCACATCCTATGAAAAAACCACAAAGTCAGTCGACAAACCCCTCTTCAGGGGAAGAGGGAACTATAGATAGCCTGCGCATAACAGTATCGTTAAATAGTGAGGAATTCAATGAACTGGAGCTTTTAAGCAATCGTTATACTTTAGAAAGTGGAGTAAAGGTAATATTAAGAAATATTGATAGCGAGGATGCAGACGAAGTTTTGAAGCATGATCTAACCATCGGGGATAGCCCGGATATCGTTATGGCGGATGGACGAAGTATTCTCGACTGGGCTACACGTGGATATTTATTGCCGGTGGATGTGTATCAGAGCATTCCGGGAACTGCACCGTTAACTCAGTTAATCCCATGGATGCAATGGAACGGATATAATTGGGGAGTGCCGCTGGATATTGACCCTTATGTACTTGTTTATTCACCACAGCGTCTTGCGGAACTGGGATTCACTACCTTACCAAGAAGTCTGGAACAGTGGAACACGTTGCTTCAGAATGTGCTTAAAGAGCAAGGAAAATATTTGCTCGCAATGGATACACGTAATCCATATGGATTGTCCGCTGTTATGGAGAGTATGAACAGCAGCTTGCTATCGGATAACCAAGAAGTGATAAATTGGACTCAGAATGCTCGCAGTTATTTTTACCTTACCAGTCGATATAACAAAGATGTTTGGGATATGATTCAGAGCGGAAGCGTTGCTGTTGCTGCTCTACCGCTATCTGAGTGGAAAAAACATGGGAATTCGTCTTTAGTTGCTGAAGCACCACTGACCGCAAGTAACGGGAGAGGACTTGAATCTTATTACAGCCGTTCCTTTGCACTTCCAGCTCAATCCCCAAATCCAAAGGAAGCCGTGAATTGGCTGACGTTTATCACTTCTGAGGATTCTCAAATGGATTGGCTGGAGAACACGGGAAGCTTGCCTGCGCTGGATGTCCTATATCGTTCAGAGCATGATTTCAAATATAGGCTTCCTTTTGGAGTCGAATTATTACTGACAGAAGAAACCGCCCCGGAGGTCGAATTCCAAGGCGGCTGGAGTAAGATTGTTGAAGCAGTATCGTTACTGCTTACAGGAAAAATGGATGCGGCCGGGTACAAAGATTTCATCAAGGAAGGCTTAGAATGA
- a CDS encoding PhoH family protein, giving the protein MNKIFVLDTNVLLHDPNSIFSFKEHEVVIPAVVLEEIDSKKRNADEIGRNARTVSRLLDGLRELGHLHSGVELEHGGKLKVELNHRSFVKVQEMFGEVSNDNRILAVALNYLIEEKEKPDPRPVVLVSKDVLVRIKADVLGITPEDYLSDRTGDLNELYTGYQSLQVHPALIDEYYSHRSLTVKQLGLSYPLYPHEFVILKDEIGTGKSALLKVNSDATRLEPLYLGNDSVWGISARNAQQRMALELLLNDEIPLVTITGKAGTGKTLLALAAGLFKVEDEHKYKKLLIARPVVPMGKDIGYLPGEKDEKLRPWMQPIYDNLEFLFDTKKAGDIDKILMGLGSIQVEALTYIRGRSIPAQFIIIDEAQNLSRHEVKTIVSRAGEGSKVILMGDPEQIDHPYLDAASNGLSYIVEKFKQQGISGHITLEKGERSRLAQLAADLL; this is encoded by the coding sequence ATGAACAAGATATTTGTGCTAGATACCAACGTGCTTTTGCACGACCCCAATTCGATTTTCTCTTTCAAGGAGCATGAGGTGGTTATTCCGGCGGTTGTGCTGGAAGAAATCGACTCCAAAAAGCGCAACGCTGACGAAATCGGTCGAAATGCCCGCACGGTTTCCCGATTGCTCGATGGACTTCGTGAGCTAGGTCATTTGCATAGTGGTGTGGAGCTGGAGCATGGAGGCAAGCTGAAGGTAGAACTTAACCATCGCAGTTTTGTGAAGGTACAGGAAATGTTTGGTGAGGTATCTAACGACAATCGGATTTTGGCTGTAGCTCTCAACTATTTAATCGAAGAGAAAGAGAAGCCTGATCCGCGTCCCGTAGTGCTTGTGAGTAAGGATGTGCTGGTTCGTATTAAAGCGGATGTGCTAGGAATTACGCCAGAGGATTACTTGTCAGATCGCACTGGAGATTTAAATGAACTTTACACTGGTTACCAATCTCTGCAGGTACATCCGGCATTGATTGATGAATATTACAGTCACCGCTCTTTAACGGTTAAACAGCTCGGGTTGTCATATCCCTTGTACCCACATGAATTTGTGATCCTCAAGGATGAGATAGGCACGGGCAAATCAGCTCTTCTCAAAGTGAATAGTGATGCGACCCGTCTGGAGCCGCTTTATCTGGGCAATGATTCAGTTTGGGGGATCAGCGCCCGAAATGCTCAGCAACGAATGGCATTGGAGCTGCTTCTCAATGATGAAATCCCGCTTGTAACCATTACGGGTAAGGCTGGTACAGGGAAGACATTATTGGCGCTTGCTGCCGGACTATTCAAAGTTGAGGATGAGCATAAATACAAAAAACTGCTTATTGCTCGTCCAGTAGTTCCTATGGGTAAAGACATTGGTTATTTACCCGGAGAGAAGGATGAGAAGCTCAGACCCTGGATGCAGCCTATTTATGATAATCTGGAGTTTCTGTTCGACACCAAAAAAGCTGGCGATATCGATAAAATCTTAATGGGCTTAGGCAGCATACAGGTAGAAGCCTTAACTTATATTCGTGGCCGTTCAATCCCTGCGCAGTTCATTATTATTGATGAAGCTCAGAACCTTTCCCGTCATGAGGTGAAGACAATCGTCTCCAGAGCGGGTGAAGGAAGCAAAGTGATTCTTATGGGGGATCCGGAGCAAATCGATCATCCATATTTGGATGCTGCGAGTAACGGACTTAGTTATATTGTTGAGAAGTTTAAGCAGCAAGGGATTAGCGGACATATTACTTTGGAAAAAGGCGAGCGTTCCCGCTTGGCCCAATTGGCAGCGGATCTTCTCTAA